One genomic region from Spirosoma sp. KCTC 42546 encodes:
- a CDS encoding ABC transporter permease has protein sequence MLRNYLLIAFRNLRKHKTFGFINITGVAVGLACFLLIALYVKDELSYDRYNTKADRIYRVARTFLSSDGTASLKLAQAAPPFGPLIKQDFPEAEQVVRTISNDGLVRYGEHSFNEEDMYFAESNLFKVFDFNLISGNPDLALVNPFSIMFSRPMAEKYFGNENPIGKTVRLNNQFDMTVTGVYEPLPAQSHFHPTILISLSTFNDNRVYGAEQLRTSYSNNSFNTYMLLRPGADPKRIEAAFPAFQDKHVPPEEGRKASLWSVLNLQKLTDIHLRSHTDSEVEPTGDISYIYLFSAIGLFILLIACINYMNLATARSAGRAKEVGMRKVVGALRAQLIGQFLSESVVLVTIALGIASLLVVLFLPALNDFTHKQLVFKQLLDPGFLGIVLGITLLTGLVAGSYPAFFLTSFRPLGVLKGQIASTMRTGKLRQVLVITQFAIAIVLIISTAVVYNQMKYIQDYRLGYAKDQVLLLPDVGDSTTNYETLKQQLIQTGVVRDMGRSSRIPSGRLLDSYGAMAMKGDTMAPVKINLRGLSVDYDFIPAYQIGMAAGRNFSRSHSTDTSMVVLNETAVRQLGWTPEQAIGKPFQYGPAKGQIIGVTKDVHFESLHQQMAALAMILRPGQLNWLSVPLKGSVPAALQRVETVWKQFFPERPFDYQFLDARFDRLYAREQTQQTLFSVFAGVAILISCLGLFGLSMFMAEQRTKEIGIRKVLGASEVSLVAMFSKDFMKLVIVALLIASPVAWYAMHTWLNDFAYRTDIHWWVFLLAGGLTVLIALLTVSFQSVKAALTNPVKSLRSE, from the coding sequence ATGCTACGCAATTATCTGCTGATCGCTTTTCGCAATTTGCGGAAACACAAGACATTCGGGTTTATCAACATTACCGGCGTTGCTGTAGGGCTGGCGTGTTTTCTGCTCATTGCCCTGTACGTGAAGGATGAACTGAGCTACGACCGTTATAACACCAAGGCAGACCGTATCTACCGCGTTGCCCGAACCTTCCTCTCATCGGATGGGACTGCCTCGCTGAAACTGGCGCAGGCTGCACCGCCATTTGGCCCGCTGATTAAACAGGATTTTCCGGAGGCAGAGCAAGTCGTGCGCACAATCAGTAACGATGGGCTGGTTCGCTACGGCGAACACTCGTTCAACGAAGAGGACATGTACTTTGCCGAATCGAATCTGTTCAAGGTATTCGATTTTAATCTAATCAGCGGAAACCCCGACCTTGCCCTGGTCAATCCATTTTCCATTATGTTCTCCCGACCAATGGCGGAGAAGTACTTCGGTAATGAGAATCCAATAGGGAAAACCGTTCGATTGAATAACCAGTTCGACATGACCGTTACGGGTGTTTATGAACCCTTACCCGCTCAGTCGCATTTTCATCCCACCATTTTAATTTCGCTCTCCACCTTTAACGATAACCGGGTTTACGGGGCTGAACAACTGCGAACCAGTTACAGCAACAACTCCTTCAATACCTATATGCTGTTAAGGCCCGGTGCCGACCCCAAGCGCATCGAAGCGGCTTTCCCGGCTTTTCAGGACAAACATGTTCCGCCTGAAGAAGGGCGTAAAGCGTCACTCTGGTCAGTACTGAATCTGCAAAAACTCACCGATATCCACCTGCGTTCGCATACGGATTCGGAAGTGGAGCCAACCGGCGATATCAGTTATATCTATTTGTTTTCGGCCATTGGACTATTCATTCTGTTGATCGCCTGCATCAACTACATGAATCTGGCAACAGCCCGTTCGGCAGGGCGGGCCAAAGAGGTTGGGATGCGCAAGGTTGTAGGGGCTTTGCGCGCCCAGCTCATTGGTCAGTTCTTGAGCGAATCCGTCGTGCTGGTAACGATCGCCCTGGGCATCGCGAGCCTGCTGGTGGTTCTCTTTCTACCAGCCCTCAACGACTTCACGCATAAGCAACTGGTGTTTAAGCAATTGCTCGACCCAGGGTTTCTGGGCATTGTACTTGGTATTACGCTGTTGACAGGCCTGGTAGCGGGCAGCTATCCGGCGTTCTTCCTCACATCCTTCCGGCCACTGGGTGTATTGAAAGGACAGATTGCCTCCACCATGCGCACTGGCAAACTGCGTCAGGTGCTGGTTATAACCCAGTTCGCGATTGCCATTGTCCTGATTATCAGCACAGCGGTTGTTTACAACCAGATGAAGTACATTCAGGACTATCGGCTGGGTTATGCCAAAGATCAGGTCCTGCTACTACCAGATGTGGGCGATTCGACAACGAATTACGAAACCCTCAAACAGCAGCTTATCCAGACGGGCGTTGTACGGGATATGGGCCGCTCATCCCGAATTCCATCGGGTCGGTTACTGGATTCGTATGGAGCTATGGCCATGAAAGGCGACACGATGGCGCCGGTAAAGATTAACCTGCGTGGGCTGAGTGTCGATTACGATTTCATTCCAGCGTATCAGATTGGTATGGCTGCCGGACGAAACTTCTCCCGTTCCCATTCTACCGATACGTCGATGGTTGTGTTGAATGAAACGGCTGTTCGGCAATTAGGCTGGACGCCCGAACAAGCCATTGGTAAACCATTTCAGTATGGCCCCGCTAAGGGACAGATCATTGGTGTAACGAAAGACGTTCACTTTGAGTCATTGCATCAGCAAATGGCCGCTCTTGCCATGATTCTGAGACCCGGTCAGCTCAATTGGCTGTCGGTTCCCCTGAAAGGCTCTGTCCCAGCCGCTTTACAGCGTGTTGAAACCGTCTGGAAACAGTTCTTCCCGGAACGCCCGTTCGACTACCAGTTTCTGGATGCCCGATTCGACCGTCTTTACGCTCGTGAGCAAACACAGCAAACGCTATTCAGCGTCTTTGCCGGGGTAGCCATTCTGATTTCGTGTCTGGGCTTGTTTGGTCTGTCGATGTTCATGGCCGAACAGCGCACCAAGGAAATCGGCATTCGCAAAGTACTGGGCGCGTCGGAAGTAAGCCTGGTGGCCATGTTCTCCAAAGACTTTATGAAGCTGGTGATTGTGGCGCTGCTTATTGCTTCGCCCGTGGCCTGGTATGCTATGCACACCTGGCTCAACGATTTCGCCTACCGCACCGACATTCACTGGTGGGTGTTCCTACTGGCTGGTGGACTCACCGTACTCATTGCCTTACTAACCGTGAGCTTCCAAAGCGTGAAAGCGGCCCTGACGAATCCGGTAAAGAGTTTACGAAGTGAATAA
- a CDS encoding ABC transporter permease — protein MLQNYFKIALRTLLANRLYSGINVIGLSVSMACCLLITLYVWNELSYDRFHERANSIYRITTRFKTADSDDGLASSSHQLAPQLRQTIPELTETVRFKALPVATIRSGTKLVNEADIYQVDKSVFTVFSYRLLSGSKAALDKPNSVVLTQRLAQKYFGTTEPVGKLLRINNQAYLVTGVLQNPPINTDLKFSALLTWKEVSPTAEDLFDTSCYTFLLLQDQAKAGELSKKLAQFDQTQIAPRIKALGYDFRIEHQLQALTDLHFIDGLFDDTPKGSKTYLTIFAIVAAFILLVACINYVNMYVAQSIKRQKEVGVRKVVGAGRRQLVGQFLGEALLLISLSAGFSLVVMAAIRPMFEQLTAVPLGFPGWSFVAAGVGIVGLVGLLAGLYPAIFLAGSRSSLVLKGSAGLAGKQYVRKTLVVFQFTLSITLIVSTLVVSQQTDYLRSKDPGFTKEQVLVVNVPADESIRQKMQVLKTALAKDSRVNGVSLGINPITYDAKTSILKESNGQKADRLILSARIDDSFLTLLKIRLVAGQNFDATIPSDKKREVIVNERFIKWMGWTQANAVGRIIKSSGGDAPPRRVIGVVADYHFASLHNQIEPIMLIYQTDSPPNVLVRVKTADVGAVRSIWESLIPNYPFEANFLDTLVNQQYQREEKAKILLSWFSALIIFIACLGLFGLATFTTEQRTKEIGIRKVLGASVASIVGLLSKDFLKLVVVAIVLASPIAWWAMRTWLQGFAYKIDIAWWVFALAGLLATGIALLTVSFQSVKAALMNPVKSLRSE, from the coding sequence ATGCTCCAAAATTATTTCAAAATTGCGCTACGTACGCTACTAGCCAACCGACTGTATAGTGGGATTAATGTCATTGGTCTATCGGTCAGTATGGCCTGCTGTCTGCTGATTACCCTGTATGTCTGGAACGAACTCAGCTACGACCGATTTCATGAACGAGCTAATTCTATTTACCGAATTACCACCCGCTTCAAAACAGCAGACTCCGATGATGGGCTGGCTTCGTCAAGCCACCAACTTGCCCCTCAACTCAGGCAAACGATTCCCGAACTAACGGAAACCGTTCGATTTAAGGCGTTGCCAGTGGCTACAATCCGGAGCGGCACTAAACTGGTGAACGAAGCGGATATTTATCAGGTCGACAAAAGCGTCTTTACTGTATTCTCGTATCGACTACTTTCTGGCAGTAAGGCCGCGTTAGATAAACCCAACAGCGTTGTGCTCACACAGCGTCTGGCGCAGAAATACTTCGGCACCACCGAACCGGTTGGTAAACTACTGAGAATAAATAATCAGGCTTACCTCGTTACTGGTGTTTTACAAAACCCGCCTATCAATACAGACCTTAAATTCAGCGCGTTGTTAACCTGGAAGGAAGTAAGCCCCACCGCCGAAGATCTATTCGACACGTCCTGTTATACCTTTCTGCTCCTTCAGGATCAGGCCAAGGCCGGGGAGCTCAGCAAGAAACTGGCACAATTCGACCAGACGCAGATTGCCCCCCGCATTAAAGCATTGGGATACGATTTTCGGATTGAACACCAGTTACAGGCGCTTACTGATTTACATTTTATTGATGGCTTATTTGATGACACACCCAAAGGAAGCAAAACGTATCTGACCATTTTTGCAATCGTAGCTGCGTTTATTCTGCTTGTAGCCTGTATCAATTACGTAAATATGTACGTGGCGCAATCCATTAAGCGTCAGAAAGAAGTGGGGGTTCGAAAAGTAGTTGGCGCGGGGAGACGTCAGTTAGTCGGTCAATTTCTGGGTGAAGCCCTGCTCCTGATTAGCCTTAGTGCTGGTTTTTCGCTCGTTGTTATGGCAGCAATTCGACCGATGTTCGAGCAACTGACGGCTGTTCCGCTGGGGTTCCCCGGCTGGTCGTTTGTAGCGGCTGGGGTAGGTATAGTTGGGCTGGTCGGTTTGCTGGCAGGACTTTACCCCGCCATTTTCCTCGCTGGTAGTCGCAGCTCATTAGTATTGAAAGGCTCAGCAGGTTTGGCAGGTAAGCAATACGTCCGTAAGACATTAGTCGTTTTTCAGTTCACCTTATCCATTACCCTGATTGTTAGTACACTGGTGGTCAGCCAGCAAACCGATTACCTGCGAAGCAAAGACCCAGGATTCACGAAAGAGCAGGTTCTGGTGGTAAATGTACCTGCTGACGAATCCATTCGACAGAAAATGCAGGTCTTGAAAACGGCTCTGGCAAAAGATAGTCGGGTTAATGGAGTATCGCTTGGAATAAACCCCATTACGTACGATGCCAAAACCAGTATACTGAAAGAATCAAATGGGCAGAAAGCGGATCGGCTTATTTTATCCGCACGGATTGATGACAGCTTTCTTACTCTATTGAAAATTAGGCTAGTAGCCGGACAAAACTTTGACGCTACGATTCCGTCTGACAAAAAACGGGAGGTGATTGTGAATGAACGCTTTATAAAGTGGATGGGCTGGACACAGGCCAATGCCGTAGGGCGTATCATTAAGTCGTCGGGTGGAGATGCCCCTCCCCGGCGCGTCATAGGTGTGGTTGCCGATTATCATTTTGCTTCCCTGCACAATCAAATCGAACCGATCATGCTGATCTATCAAACCGATAGCCCGCCCAATGTGCTGGTTCGGGTTAAAACGGCAGACGTTGGCGCTGTCCGATCCATTTGGGAAAGCCTCATTCCCAACTACCCCTTCGAAGCCAACTTTCTCGATACGTTAGTCAACCAGCAGTACCAGCGGGAAGAAAAGGCAAAAATTCTCCTGAGTTGGTTTTCCGCTCTGATTATTTTCATTGCCTGTCTGGGCCTTTTCGGACTGGCCACCTTTACCACGGAACAACGCACCAAAGAAATCGGTATCCGTAAAGTGCTGGGTGCATCGGTCGCCAGTATCGTCGGTCTACTCTCCAAAGATTTCCTAAAACTGGTCGTGGTCGCTATTGTTCTGGCTTCGCCCATCGCCTGGTGGGCCATGCGCACCTGGTTGCAGGGCTTCGCCTACAAGATCGACATCGCCTGGTGGGTATTCGCCCTGGCGGGATTGCTGGCCACGGGAATCGCACTCCTGACGGTAAGTTTTCAAAGCGTAAAAGCGGCCCTGATGAATCCGGTGAAGAGTTTGCGGAGTGAGTAG
- a CDS encoding ABC transporter permease: protein MFRSYLKIALRNLRSQRGYTALNVVGLTIGMAGGLLLFLFIRHHLSTDRYHTKFDRMYRIVLDLHLDDGSVEQYPEAPLPMAKTLRTDYPQVEQAAFLCVNRSLTVSVIQPGQMAPTRFLEHDGTALAEGELFQIFDYQWLGGDPKTALSAPNTVVLTESWAKRYFGSNNPIGQVIELDHKVNATVTGLIADPTKPTDTNIGLFISMPTIRQLDPEFNVNEWGQLNSNYRLYCTLKDNTPATAQKLETTFPALSKKHFGDVANAFHFHIQPLADVHFDVNRVGGVIRLSLIWSLGLIGLFLILTACINFVNLATAQAFRRSKEVGVRKTLGSSRAQLAWQFLLETSMIVVMATMLAGLVAFLSLPLFSNWVHIPLAFTTDVSMLLFIGLLMVTVIVLAGGYPAFVLSGFSPWASLRGKLTATSVGGYSLRQGLVILQFVVCQALLVGALVVMRQMQFIRQTDLGFQQDNVLIVNLPFSEKKSWQAFKSELSQYPDIKAVTLQYRPPSAKVMNGGSFKFGPKNDWTNFPARERLADADYLKTYNLQLVAGRNIVEGDSIREYVINETLLHKLGFRNPQDILGKRMQYYLSSVPLPIVGVVKDFHLKSLHEAIAPCFIASFPNMYQQAGIRISGVSSTQTLAHIRSVWQRLYPTDVFEYEFLNDQLAKFYETETTISQLVNVFALMAMVICGLGLYGLVAFTVGQRTKEIGIRKVLGASVASIVGLLSKDFLKLVVVAIVLASPIAWWAMRTWLQGFAYKIDIAWWVFALAGLFATGIALLTVSFQSVKAALMNPVKSLRSE, encoded by the coding sequence ATGTTCCGCTCATACCTCAAAATCGCCCTCCGCAACCTGCGTTCGCAACGCGGGTATACGGCGCTAAACGTAGTGGGTCTCACCATCGGCATGGCGGGTGGGCTGCTCCTATTTCTATTTATCCGGCACCATCTTAGCACCGATCGCTACCACACTAAATTCGATCGTATGTACCGGATTGTATTGGATCTTCACCTTGATGATGGGTCTGTTGAACAGTATCCCGAAGCGCCACTGCCCATGGCAAAAACCCTGCGAACCGACTATCCGCAGGTGGAACAGGCCGCTTTTCTGTGCGTAAATCGGTCATTGACGGTTAGCGTAATCCAACCCGGCCAGATGGCTCCCACGCGCTTTCTGGAACACGACGGCACGGCCCTTGCTGAAGGAGAATTATTCCAGATTTTCGACTACCAGTGGCTGGGTGGTGATCCAAAAACGGCCCTCAGTGCGCCCAATACGGTTGTACTGACCGAGTCATGGGCCAAACGCTATTTCGGCAGTAACAATCCTATAGGCCAAGTCATCGAGTTGGATCACAAAGTCAACGCGACCGTAACGGGCCTTATCGCCGATCCGACCAAACCCACCGATACCAACATTGGTCTGTTCATTTCCATGCCCACCATTCGGCAACTCGACCCCGAGTTTAATGTGAATGAGTGGGGGCAGTTGAACAGCAATTATCGGCTGTACTGCACCCTGAAAGACAACACGCCGGCTACTGCCCAAAAACTGGAAACCACCTTCCCGGCGCTGTCGAAAAAGCACTTTGGCGACGTCGCGAATGCGTTCCATTTTCACATACAGCCGCTGGCCGATGTACATTTCGATGTAAATCGAGTGGGTGGTGTTATTCGACTATCCTTGATCTGGTCGTTGGGATTGATTGGCCTGTTTTTGATTCTGACGGCCTGCATCAATTTTGTCAATCTGGCCACAGCGCAGGCATTCCGGCGTAGTAAAGAGGTGGGGGTTCGTAAAACGCTGGGTAGTTCACGCGCGCAACTGGCATGGCAGTTTCTGCTCGAAACCAGTATGATTGTGGTGATGGCTACGATGCTGGCCGGATTGGTGGCGTTTCTGAGTCTGCCGCTATTCAGCAACTGGGTTCATATCCCGCTTGCCTTCACGACCGATGTATCGATGCTGCTGTTCATCGGGCTTTTGATGGTCACGGTTATCGTTCTGGCGGGTGGCTATCCGGCTTTTGTGTTGTCAGGATTTAGTCCCTGGGCGAGTCTGCGGGGCAAACTGACGGCAACATCGGTCGGCGGATACTCGCTGCGGCAGGGGTTGGTGATTCTACAGTTCGTCGTCTGTCAGGCGTTACTGGTCGGGGCGCTGGTGGTGATGCGACAGATGCAGTTTATCCGGCAAACCGACCTGGGTTTTCAGCAGGATAATGTATTGATTGTCAACCTTCCTTTTTCCGAAAAGAAATCATGGCAGGCTTTCAAAAGCGAACTGAGCCAGTACCCAGACATCAAGGCGGTGACCTTACAATATCGACCACCCTCGGCTAAAGTCATGAACGGCGGCTCGTTCAAATTCGGCCCCAAAAATGACTGGACCAACTTCCCCGCCCGGGAGCGACTCGCCGATGCGGATTATCTAAAAACCTACAACTTACAATTGGTGGCGGGTCGTAACATCGTTGAAGGCGATTCGATTCGGGAGTATGTCATCAACGAAACACTGCTCCATAAGCTCGGCTTTCGTAATCCGCAGGATATTCTTGGCAAACGGATGCAATATTATTTATCGTCGGTGCCGCTGCCCATTGTCGGTGTCGTTAAAGATTTCCACCTGAAATCACTGCACGAAGCCATCGCACCCTGCTTCATTGCGTCGTTTCCCAACATGTATCAGCAGGCGGGCATCCGAATTTCAGGCGTGTCATCAACGCAGACGCTGGCCCATATTCGGAGCGTCTGGCAACGCTTATATCCAACGGATGTATTTGAGTATGAATTTCTGAACGATCAACTCGCGAAGTTTTACGAAACCGAAACGACCATTTCACAACTCGTCAATGTATTCGCGCTAATGGCGATGGTCATCTGCGGACTTGGGCTGTATGGGCTTGTGGCATTCACGGTTGGGCAACGCACCAAAGAAATTGGTATCCGCAAAGTGTTGGGTGCGTCGGTCGCCAGCATCGTTGGACTGCTCTCCAAAGATTTTCTGAAGCTAGTCGTGGTCGCCATTGTTCTGGCTTCGCCCATCGCCTGGTGGGCCATGCGCACCTGGTTGCAGGGCTTCGCCTACAAGATCGACATTGCCTGGTGGGTATTCGCGCTGGCAGGGCTATTCGCCACCGGCATTGCACTCCTGACGGTAAGTTTTCAGAGCGTGAAAGCGGCCCTGATGAATCCGGTGAAGAGTTTGCGGAGTGAGTAG